A portion of the Bacteroides faecium genome contains these proteins:
- a CDS encoding LytR/AlgR family response regulator transcription factor, with product MNCIIVDDEPLAREAMKLLIEEANNLQLAGSFNSAATASDYMEQHGVDLVFLDIQMPGITGIEFARTISKRTLVIFTTAYTEYALDSYEVDAIDYLIKPVEQERFRKAVDKALAYHSLLLKEEKEAIETIASAEYFFVKAERRYFKVSFSDILFIEGLKDYVIIQLGDQRIITRMSLKAISDLLPKATFLRVNKSYIVNTAHIESFDNNDIFIKSYEIAIGNSYRDDFFEGFVMRQRL from the coding sequence ATGAATTGTATAATAGTAGATGATGAACCGTTGGCGCGCGAAGCCATGAAGTTATTGATAGAAGAGGCAAATAATCTTCAGTTGGCGGGCAGCTTTAACAGTGCTGCTACCGCTTCCGACTATATGGAGCAGCACGGAGTCGATTTAGTCTTCCTGGATATTCAGATGCCGGGGATTACGGGAATTGAATTTGCACGGACGATTTCAAAACGGACATTGGTTATCTTCACCACTGCCTACACGGAATATGCATTGGATAGCTACGAAGTGGATGCCATTGACTATCTGATAAAACCTGTCGAACAGGAGCGTTTTCGGAAAGCAGTGGACAAGGCATTGGCTTATCATTCCCTGTTACTGAAAGAGGAAAAGGAAGCCATCGAGACAATTGCCTCTGCCGAATATTTCTTCGTAAAGGCGGAACGACGGTATTTCAAAGTCAGCTTCTCCGATATTCTCTTTATCGAAGGACTGAAAGATTATGTCATTATCCAACTGGGCGACCAGCGTATCATTACCCGTATGAGCCTGAAAGCCATATCCGACTTATTGCCTAAAGCTACTTTCCTGCGCGTGAACAAGTCATATATAGTCAATACCGCTCACATCGAATCGTTTGATAATAATGATATATTCATAAAATCGTATGAAATTGCTATCGGCAACAGCTATCGTGACGACTTCTTCGAGGGCTTTGTGATGCGGCAAAGATTGTGA
- a CDS encoding sensor histidine kinase produces MTINSFLLSPHYRIHRHFLLQSAVLLITINVFWYEPLQIVSFWKRLGGCLAYFLSMDTVIYANLYLLVPRFLLKNRFGSYIGAAILMNLVVITFLSITQGALFEVILPVRNPDGFATFINTFSGILTLGFVTAGSAAISLFTHWLRYNLRIDELESTTLQSELTFLKNQINPHFLFNMLNNANVLIKRNPEEASKVLFKLEDLLRYQINDSSRERVSLASDIRFLNDYLNLEKIRRDNFRFTMEQEGDIESIWIQPLLFIPFVENAVKHSFDSEHPSSVRVSFKVDDNRLEFHCENSKPSVAVSKGKVGGIGLANIQRRLGLLYPGCYQLELKEDENRYSVILSITL; encoded by the coding sequence ATGACAATCAATTCTTTTCTGTTAAGCCCTCATTACAGGATACACAGGCATTTCCTGTTGCAATCGGCGGTCCTGCTGATTACAATTAATGTATTTTGGTACGAGCCTCTGCAAATCGTTTCTTTCTGGAAACGGTTGGGCGGATGCCTGGCCTACTTTTTGTCTATGGACACGGTGATATATGCGAACTTGTATTTATTAGTACCCCGTTTCCTGTTGAAGAATCGTTTCGGCAGTTATATCGGGGCTGCCATATTAATGAATCTAGTGGTAATCACTTTTCTTTCGATTACCCAAGGGGCACTTTTTGAAGTGATTCTCCCTGTCAGGAACCCCGACGGGTTTGCTACATTTATCAATACCTTTTCGGGGATACTTACTCTGGGATTCGTTACGGCAGGCTCGGCAGCCATATCACTGTTCACCCATTGGCTGCGTTACAACCTGCGCATTGACGAACTGGAATCCACCACCTTGCAATCAGAACTGACGTTTCTCAAAAATCAGATTAACCCGCATTTCCTTTTCAATATGTTGAATAACGCCAATGTCCTGATAAAGAGAAATCCGGAAGAGGCTTCCAAAGTCCTGTTCAAACTCGAAGATTTGCTACGCTATCAAATCAATGACAGTTCGCGCGAAAGAGTCTCGTTAGCTTCGGATATCCGTTTCCTGAACGATTATCTGAACCTTGAAAAGATACGCCGTGATAACTTCCGGTTCACAATGGAGCAAGAGGGGGATATTGAATCTATTTGGATTCAGCCGTTGTTGTTTATCCCGTTTGTAGAGAATGCGGTGAAACATAGTTTCGATAGCGAGCATCCTTCGTCCGTTCGTGTCTCTTTCAAAGTAGACGATAACCGGTTGGAATTTCATTGCGAGAACTCCAAACCGTCCGTTGCCGTGAGCAAAGGCAAGGTGGGCGGAATCGGCCTTGCGAATATTCAACGCAGATTAGGGTTGTTATATCCCGGCTGCTACCAACTGGAACTAAAAGAAGATGAAAACCGTTATTCTGTAATTTTAAGTATAACATTATGA
- a CDS encoding sensor histidine kinase encodes MATSNIATGNDSAFLYKLLVSPEFRWVRYLMLIMVLGTISFNQVFIIFMDYREILGAWIYIFTFIYLLTYVVVVCMNLFWLFPKFLLKRRYIAYSFLLSAAMIIALLIQMIVEYMAYSYWPELHARGSYFSVPMIMDYISSFILSTLCIIGGTMTVLLKEWMIDHQRVSQMEKAHVLSEVEQLKEQVSPELLFKTLHHSGELTLNEPDKASKMLMKLSQLLRYQLYDCSRQKVLLSSEIAFLTNYLTLEQGASARLNYELTSEGEVNRMLVPPLLFIPFVQYVVKLLHERQLSAPVSLKIHLKAERGTVIFTCLCPELDLSEGRGLERIRQRLNLLYGDHYELLLTTKCIRLELRGGEA; translated from the coding sequence ATGGCAACAAGCAATATTGCAACAGGTAATGACTCTGCCTTTTTATATAAATTACTCGTCAGTCCGGAATTCCGGTGGGTACGGTATCTGATGCTCATTATGGTGCTGGGCACTATCTCTTTCAATCAGGTCTTTATTATTTTTATGGACTACCGGGAGATATTGGGCGCGTGGATTTATATATTTACTTTCATCTACCTGCTCACCTATGTTGTTGTCGTCTGTATGAACCTCTTTTGGCTGTTCCCGAAATTCCTGCTGAAAAGGCGTTATATCGCCTATTCATTCTTACTCTCTGCTGCAATGATAATTGCGCTGTTGATACAGATGATAGTGGAATATATGGCTTATTCTTACTGGCCGGAACTCCATGCACGGGGTTCCTACTTTTCAGTCCCCATGATAATGGATTATATCTCTTCTTTTATACTGTCGACACTTTGCATTATAGGCGGAACGATGACCGTGCTCCTGAAAGAATGGATGATAGACCATCAGCGTGTCTCGCAAATGGAGAAAGCCCACGTGCTTTCCGAAGTGGAGCAACTGAAAGAACAAGTCAGTCCGGAACTCCTCTTCAAGACCTTGCATCATTCGGGAGAACTGACATTGAACGAGCCGGATAAGGCGTCGAAAATGCTGATGAAGTTGAGCCAGTTGCTTCGTTACCAACTCTATGATTGTAGCCGGCAGAAAGTGCTTCTTAGCAGTGAAATAGCTTTCCTCACCAATTATCTGACATTGGAACAGGGGGCATCGGCGAGATTGAACTATGAACTTACTTCGGAAGGAGAAGTGAACAGAATGTTGGTTCCGCCTTTGCTTTTCATCCCTTTTGTGCAGTATGTCGTAAAGTTGCTGCACGAGCGGCAATTGTCGGCTCCAGTTTCCTTAAAAATCCATTTGAAAGCGGAGAGGGGCACGGTTATATTCACTTGTCTTTGTCCGGAACTTGACCTCTCTGAGGGCAGGGGGCTGGAGCGAATCAGGCAAAGACTGAACTTGCTGTATGGCGACCATTACGAACTGTTATTGACAACGAAATGCATACGGCTGGAACTGAGAGGGGGGGAAGCATGA
- a CDS encoding TonB-dependent receptor: MKMNKTMLLEKIATRSGVSVDECGVVLKTLERVLSEELTRKMYRYGGWILLLIALLVSVAAFGQTSERKSRPVQTIRGIVVDGDSKYPIPYATVKLAGTEGMGTTTDSLGRFAIRQVPVGRHTVEAAFMGYETGVFREILVTSAKEIYLEIPLKESVNELNEVVVRARTNKEEAMNKMATTGARMLSVEEASRYAGGFDDPARLVSSFAGVAPSVSSNGISIHGNAPHLLQWRLEDVEIPNPNHFADIATLGGGILSSLSSQVLGNSDFFTGAFPAEYGNAVSGVFDMKLRNGNNQKNENTIQVGIMGLDVASEGPLSKRHKASYIFNYRYSTTGLLNLDGGTMDYQDLNFKLNFPTQKAGTFSIWGTSLIDKFKSDMEKNTEKWEYLGDRSESRDKQYMAAGGISHRYFFNSDASLKTTVAATYSQLDGGASMFNHALETTPYMDLKSKHANLILTSTFNRKFSNRFTNKTGFTYNAMFYNMNLAIAPYEAHLLETVSQGDGNTSLISAYNSSSVGLGDRWTLNAGIYGQFLTLNNQWSVEPRAGLKWQATPKATFALAYGMYSRMEKMDVYFVKTKSTGDKSVNKDLDFTKAQHIMLSFGYKISDRMNLKIEPYIQFLHDVPVMADSSYSVLSRSDFYVEDALVNKGKGRNIGIDITLERFLEKGLYYMISGSLFDSRYRGGDGKWYNTKFNRNYVINGLVGKEWMLGRNKQNILSVNLKLTLQGGDRYSPINVEATMSHPDKEVQYDETRAFSKQYSPMLIGNYTVSYRINKKKVSHEFAVKGLNFTGAKEYYGHEYNVKTGKIDVSDSSTVLTNVSYKLEF, encoded by the coding sequence ATGAAGATGAATAAAACTATGTTGTTGGAGAAGATAGCAACCCGTTCGGGAGTATCAGTAGATGAATGTGGGGTAGTGCTTAAAACATTGGAAAGAGTGTTGAGCGAAGAACTCACACGGAAGATGTATCGTTATGGAGGGTGGATACTCTTATTAATTGCTTTATTGGTGTCCGTAGCTGCTTTCGGGCAGACATCGGAACGGAAAAGCCGCCCCGTGCAGACGATTCGCGGGATTGTAGTCGACGGAGACTCGAAGTATCCTATACCGTATGCTACGGTGAAGCTGGCAGGCACAGAAGGGATGGGGACGACAACGGACAGTCTCGGACGTTTCGCCATCCGGCAAGTCCCTGTCGGACGACACACGGTAGAGGCAGCTTTTATGGGATATGAAACAGGGGTTTTTAGGGAAATATTGGTGACTTCTGCCAAAGAAATCTACTTGGAGATACCTCTGAAAGAGAGTGTGAACGAACTGAATGAAGTAGTAGTCCGTGCCCGGACAAACAAAGAAGAGGCGATGAACAAAATGGCTACCACCGGAGCACGCATGTTGAGCGTGGAAGAGGCAAGCCGTTATGCAGGCGGATTTGACGACCCTGCACGCTTGGTTTCCTCTTTTGCCGGAGTAGCTCCCAGCGTTTCCTCGAATGGAATTTCCATTCACGGCAATGCTCCCCATCTGTTGCAATGGAGACTGGAAGACGTAGAAATCCCTAACCCGAATCATTTTGCGGATATTGCCACCTTAGGCGGGGGAATCCTTTCTTCTCTTAGCTCGCAGGTACTCGGAAATTCCGATTTCTTCACCGGAGCTTTCCCGGCGGAATATGGAAATGCCGTATCCGGCGTGTTCGACATGAAGCTGCGCAATGGAAACAACCAGAAGAACGAAAATACCATCCAGGTAGGAATCATGGGTCTTGACGTCGCATCCGAAGGTCCTTTGAGCAAGAGACATAAAGCATCGTATATCTTCAACTACCGTTACTCCACCACCGGACTGCTCAATCTTGACGGTGGAACGATGGACTATCAGGACTTGAACTTCAAACTTAACTTCCCGACGCAGAAAGCCGGAACTTTCTCTATCTGGGGAACCAGCCTGATTGACAAATTCAAGAGCGACATGGAGAAGAATACAGAAAAATGGGAGTATCTTGGCGACCGTAGCGAGTCACGCGACAAGCAGTATATGGCAGCCGGCGGTATCAGCCACCGCTATTTCTTCAATAGCGACGCATCACTGAAAACAACCGTTGCCGCCACCTACTCGCAACTGGACGGCGGGGCATCCATGTTCAACCATGCTTTGGAAACCACTCCCTATATGGACTTGAAATCGAAACATGCCAACCTGATACTGACCAGTACCTTCAACCGTAAATTCAGTAACCGGTTCACCAATAAAACTGGCTTCACCTACAACGCCATGTTCTATAATATGAATCTCGCCATCGCCCCTTATGAAGCCCATCTGCTGGAAACCGTCTCCCAAGGTGACGGCAATACGAGCTTGATTTCCGCCTACAACAGCTCTTCTGTCGGACTGGGCGACCGCTGGACTCTCAACGCCGGTATCTACGGACAATTTCTGACCTTGAACAATCAATGGTCTGTCGAACCCCGTGCCGGTCTGAAATGGCAAGCCACCCCGAAAGCTACTTTCGCCTTGGCCTACGGAATGTACAGCCGCATGGAAAAAATGGACGTCTATTTTGTAAAGACGAAAAGCACAGGCGACAAGTCCGTCAACAAAGACCTCGACTTCACGAAAGCCCAGCACATCATGCTCTCCTTCGGTTACAAGATTTCCGACCGTATGAATCTGAAAATAGAACCGTATATCCAATTCCTGCACGACGTCCCTGTCATGGCGGACAGCTCTTATTCCGTGCTCAGCCGCTCTGACTTCTACGTGGAAGACGCCCTTGTCAACAAAGGAAAAGGCCGTAACATCGGAATCGACATCACCCTCGAACGCTTTCTGGAGAAAGGGCTTTATTACATGATTTCCGGCTCCCTGTTCGATTCCCGCTACCGTGGTGGCGACGGAAAATGGTACAACACGAAGTTTAACCGTAACTATGTCATCAACGGACTTGTCGGCAAAGAATGGATGTTGGGACGCAACAAACAGAATATCCTTAGCGTCAACCTGAAACTGACTTTGCAGGGCGGCGACCGCTATTCCCCGATTAACGTGGAAGCAACGATGAGCCACCCCGACAAAGAAGTACAGTATGACGAGACAAGAGCCTTCTCCAAACAATATTCGCCCATGCTTATCGGCAACTACACCGTCAGCTACCGTATCAACAAGAAGAAAGTATCCCATGAGTTTGCCGTAAAAGGACTGAACTTTACCGGAGCGAAAGAGTACTACGGACATGAATATAACGTGAAAACCGGAAAGATTGATGTCAGCGATAGCTCCACAGTACTGACAAATGTGAGTTATAAACTTGAATTTTAG